One Xenopus tropicalis strain Nigerian chromosome 8, UCB_Xtro_10.0, whole genome shotgun sequence genomic window carries:
- the LOC116406796 gene encoding olfactory receptor 226-like, with protein sequence MLTTEIVPLMLHGILKGGVTTWTSACITQLLFHGIAVTSECLILTVMSYDRYLAICNPFHYVSIMCSNLQLSLVSLCWFVSFTMSLIPVVLISKMEFCGSHTINHFFCDFAPLLELSCSDTSLVELIDMVLAIPLFLFPVLFITITYMCIFNAILKIPTTTGRHKAFSTCSSHLTTVTIFFGILVAVYIVPSNDNSMSKIISLIYTVVIPLFNPLIYSLRNQEELSAVELTGILHTAKVIPRQGIRSTV encoded by the exons ATGCTAACCACTGAGATTGTGCCACTAATGCTGCACGGCATACTTAAGGGTGGAGTTACCACATGGACTTCTGCCTGTATAACCCAGCTTCTGTTTCATGGTATTGCAGTAACCTCAGAATGTCTGATTCTTACAGTTATGTCCTATGACAGGTACCTGGCTATTTGCAACCCATTTCATTATGTATCAATTATGTGCAGTAATCTTCAGCTTTCCCTTGTGAGTTTATGTTGGTTTGTAAGCTTCACAATGTCCCTTATTCCTGTAGTTTTAATTAGTAAAATGGAATTCTGTGGTTCACATACCATTAAtcattttttctgtgactttgccCCCCTCTtagaactttcctgctcagacacaTCTCTTGTAGAACTGATAGATATGGTTCTGGCCattcctttgtttctttttccaGTCTTGTTCATTACCATAACATACATGTGCATATTCAATGCAATTCTCAAAATCCCAACCACAACAGGGAGACACAAAGCGTTCTCTACTTGTAGCTCCCACTTGACCACTGTTACCATCTTTTTTGGGATACTGGTTGCAGTTTATATAGTTCCGTCAAATGACAACTCAATGTCAAAAATCATTTCCCTGATCTACACTGTGGTGATCCCATTGTTCAACCCCTTAATATACAGTCTGCGGAACCAGGAG GAACTTTCTGCGGTGgagttgacagggatcctacacacggccaaggttattccaCG